From the genome of Triticum aestivum cultivar Chinese Spring chromosome 3B, IWGSC CS RefSeq v2.1, whole genome shotgun sequence, one region includes:
- the LOC123067004 gene encoding double-stranded RNA-binding protein 1, translating into MFTSKLHNLCQKLRWPGPAYADRCEGPDHAPTFHATVAVGRAVFRSPAAPGPRTRNQVRDLAARAAFEVLAGWEAPPRLQILPETQVPYKWQLQDYAQKRQKDLPLYHTIQSGPLHQPMFRSTVTIDGRTFENPQDHNTKKKAESAAAAAALMALADQAKPREKMLLNQELRRRQQQLWHMLLVPNAVSQSQLTGSRSTDAILKWCYQMGRPYSPLATMSGWL; encoded by the exons ATGTTCACTTCCAAGCTGCATAACCTGTGCCAAAAGCTGCGGTGGCCGGGGCCGGCCTACGCCGACCGGTGCGAGGGCCCAGACCACGCGCCGACTTTCCATGCCACCGTGGCCGTCGGCCGCGCCGTGTTTCGCTCGCCGGCGGCACCCGGGCCCCGCACGCGCAACCAGGTGCGGGATCTCGCCGCCAGGGCAGCCTTCGAGGTCCTCGCCGGCTGGGAAGCCCCTCCGCGGCTACAGATACTGCCCG AAACGCAAGTTCCTTACAAGTGGCAGTTACAAGATTATGCTCAGAAGAGACAGAAAGATTTACCATTGTATCACACCATTCAGAGTGGTCCACTTCACCAGCCAATGTTCAGGTCAACAGTCACCATAGATGGCCGCACCTTTGAAAATCCGCAAGACCACAACACAAAAAAGAAGGCAGAATCGGCTGCTGCGGCAGCTGCCCTAATGGCATTAGCCGACCAAGCAAAACCACGGGAGAAAATGCTACTG AACCAAGAGCTGAGGCGGCGACAGCAGCAACTGTGGCACATGTTGCTTGTGCCAAATGCGGTTTCTCAAAGTCAATTGACAGGATCAAGGTCTACCGACGCCATCCTGAAATGGTGTTACCAGATGGGGCGACCATACTCCCCTTTAGCGACGATGAGTGGGTGGCTGTGA